Proteins encoded within one genomic window of Amycolatopsis sp. 2-15:
- a CDS encoding TIGR04222 domain-containing membrane protein, whose amino-acid sequence MDETWGISGPQFLAWYGIALAVVFVVQVVGPRVARTRTVEHTGELPDVYQLAYLAGGPERVADTAIAALVDRGLLRVNSEGLVTAAGKRPWHKIERSMHEGAKGATGGTTRSLRAKAARSKAMSDLEADLRLRGLLTCGEDLRAFDRTISLVYLALLAVGVARFVTGLVRDRPVGWLVLLLLAAIALRIVVGVVLGRRRVRISPLGHAALTRARVLSRSQDPGQLGLLLAGAAGAVALGGLAMYPDHELSAALVPPLQPFSGSGGGSSSSGSSSCSSSSSCSSSSSCSSGSSCSSGSSCGSSCGGGGCGG is encoded by the coding sequence GTGGACGAAACCTGGGGGATTTCGGGACCGCAGTTCCTGGCGTGGTACGGAATCGCGCTGGCTGTGGTGTTCGTGGTGCAGGTGGTGGGGCCGCGTGTCGCGCGCACGCGGACGGTCGAGCACACCGGTGAGCTGCCGGACGTCTACCAGCTCGCGTACCTCGCCGGCGGGCCCGAGCGCGTAGCCGACACGGCGATCGCGGCGCTGGTGGACCGCGGCCTGCTGCGGGTGAACAGCGAAGGGCTCGTGACCGCCGCGGGGAAACGCCCGTGGCACAAGATCGAACGCTCCATGCACGAAGGCGCCAAGGGTGCCACCGGCGGCACCACTCGCAGCCTGCGGGCCAAGGCCGCGCGGTCGAAGGCGATGAGCGACCTCGAGGCCGACCTCCGACTCCGCGGCCTGCTGACCTGCGGCGAGGACCTGCGCGCTTTCGATCGCACGATCTCCCTGGTGTACTTGGCTCTCCTGGCGGTTGGCGTCGCGCGGTTCGTGACGGGCCTGGTGCGCGACCGGCCGGTCGGCTGGCTTGTCCTGCTGCTCCTGGCCGCCATCGCGCTGAGGATCGTCGTCGGCGTCGTACTCGGCCGCCGGCGCGTGCGGATCTCGCCGCTGGGCCACGCGGCTCTGACACGCGCGCGGGTCTTGAGCCGCTCGCAGGACCCGGGGCAGCTGGGCCTGCTGCTCGCCGGCGCAGCCGGGGCCGTGGCGCTGGGCGGGCTCGCGATGTACCCGGACCACGAGCTGAGCGCGGCACTGGTGCCGCCGTTGCAGCCCTTCTCCGGTTCCGGCGGTGGCTCGTCGTCCAGCGGCTCCTCGTCCTGCAGCAGCAGCTCGTCGTGCAGCAGCAGCTCGTCGTGCAGCAGCGGATCCTCCTGCAGCAGCGGGTCCTCCTGCGGTTCTTCGTGCGGTGGCGGGGGTTGTGGTGGTTGA
- the msrB gene encoding peptide-methionine (R)-S-oxide reductase MsrB encodes MKPVVGTTPRVVKSEQEWREQLSPEEYAVLRQAGTERPFVGEYTDTKTTGAYECRACGAELFRSDTKFESQCGWPSFFDPADSDAVLLREDRTLGMKRIEVLCASCHSHLGHVFEGEGYDTPTDQRYCINSISLKLVPESE; translated from the coding sequence ATGAAACCCGTGGTCGGCACCACGCCCCGTGTGGTGAAGTCCGAGCAGGAGTGGCGCGAGCAGCTCAGCCCCGAGGAGTACGCGGTGCTTCGCCAGGCCGGCACCGAGCGGCCGTTCGTCGGCGAGTACACCGACACGAAAACCACCGGCGCGTACGAGTGCCGGGCTTGCGGTGCCGAACTGTTCCGCAGCGACACGAAGTTCGAGAGCCAGTGTGGCTGGCCGTCGTTCTTCGACCCGGCGGACTCCGACGCCGTGCTGCTGCGCGAAGACCGCACGCTCGGGATGAAGCGCATCGAGGTGCTCTGCGCCTCGTGCCACAGCCACCTCGGCCACGTCTTCGAGGGCGAGGGCTACGACACGCCGACCGACCAGCGCTACTGCATCAACTCGATCTCGCTGAAGCTCGTTCCCGAGTCCGAGTAA